TGACGCCCGACGGGATGCTGCTCTTCGCAGCCCCGACGCCTGCACCTACCGCAAGCCCGACGCCGTCACCTTAGCCGGGCCGCAGAACCGCCGATTTGTCAACACTCCCGCAACGCGAAGAGGGGACAGGGTGTTTGCCCTGTCCCCTCCTGTGCTTCTCCTGATCTGTCTGCCGCCAGGGCGACGCCTAACCCTGCACCTGCTTGAGCAGTTCCACCGTCTGGCGCACGCCCTCCAGCATCAGCCAGCGTGAACCCCAGTGCTCGACCGTCGCCACGCCCTCATAGCCGTCGGCGATCAGAGTCTCGAAGACCTTCTTGTAGCTGGTGTCTTCCCAGTCCCACACGGTCTCGATGTTCTTGAAGCGGTTCGGCTTCACGTGGACATGCTTCACGCGGTCCTTGATAAGCGGGTAGCCGACGTCGAAGGGGTGCTCCTCGAGCCTCGCCGCGTTGTTCACATCCCAGGCCACCATGAGGTTGTCGTTGGGTGTGATGGCGTCGATGATCCGGGCGATCTCCGCGCAGGTTCCCGAGCAGGTGCTTCCCTCGGCCTCGAAGCAGAAGTAGACGTCTTCGTCGATGGCCCGCTGCGCGATGGGGGACAGCCGGGTGGCGATCTCGTCGATCAGCTCGTCCAGATTCGGCCGGGGCAAGCTCTTGCGCGTCGGCGTCCAGAAGGCGAAGCCGCGAATGATGCGGGTGTTGAAGGTGTGCGCAAGCTCGCACATGCGGTCGAACCACTTCAGGTGGGTCTGGTGCTCCTCTTCGTTACCCAGGGAGAGCTTGCCCACCGGCGAGCCGATGATTGCGACCCGGGAATCGTAGCGGGCCAGAACCTCCTGAGCTCGCGCCACGTCCTCGTCGGTGCAGTTTTGCACGGCCCGCCCCCAGAGCCCACCACGAAGCTCGATGCAGTGGGCGCCGGCACGGGCGCACAAATCGACTTCTTCCTCGAAGTCGCTGGATACCTCGTCTGCGAATACGCCAACCTCAATCATGATGACACCTCAGGCTCACTATCAGTAGACCCCGTGCTCTTTCACAAGCTGCACGGCGTAACAGTAGTTCTCCCAGCTTACCGTCGGGGGAACGCTGTGGTCGGAGTGGAAGATGTAGCCGCCGCCCTCCATGGCCTTCGGCAGCTTCGACATTACCTCGTTGTAGACGTCCTCCTTCGTGCCGGAGAGTGCACGGACGTCGATGTTGCCGAAGAAGGTGATCTGGTTGCCGTAGAGGTCCTTGAGTTCGCGCACATCCTGCCCGCACTTGGCTTCCAGTGGCTGGATCGCATCGAAACCCACCTTGATGAAGCGCGGGATCAGCGACAGTATCCGCCCGCAGGAGTGGCAGATCAGCCGCTTGCCATGGGCCTTCATCCAGTCGGTAATGTGCTGGTGCGCGGGGAAGAGCAGCTCATCATACAAGGTCGGAGAGAACAGTGTCGAGTTCCGGTACCCGAGGTCGGTGTACATGAAGGTACCGTCCCAGTCGGCCCCGAGCTGCTCCAACAGATCGTATTGGGCGGTGATCAGGCGTGCGTAGGCCATGAAGCAGTCGGCGACCGTCTGCGGGTCGTCCATCATCATCTCAAAGATGCGCACCTGACCCCAGGTCGGCCAGGCACGCTCATAGGGGTCTGGATGACAGATGACCACGTACCGGTCAGTGGCCCGCGCGTCGGCGCACTGCTGCACGATGTCCTGTGCCCAGCGTTCGGTCGCGGGGGTAAGCCGGGGCGCATACTCATACCAGTCGTCGGCCGTCTTGATGAGGTGGTCCAGCCAGTGCGGGGTGTGGCCGGACTCCGTCTTGTGACGTTTCGCGGTCACACCATCGGCGTCAGTCACCGTTCGGTAGGTGTCGTCCTCGCCGACCACCTTCGTCTCCAGCCGGAAGGTGAGATTGGGGCCACCGATCTTGGCGAGGTCCATCCCGAAGTAGTCGACGACGTTCGCGCCCTGCGGGAGACCTTCGCGACGCCAACGCTCATAGGTCTCGCCCCAGGGACTCTCGTCCATGGCAACACGGTCGGGAATCCCGCCGGAGAGGATCGTAGCAACGCGCTCACGCGAGGTCATCGAGGCGGCCTCCAGTTGCAAGGTTGGCTAGGCAGTCAGAACCCTCTGAGGTTCCTCGGAGCGTACCGACAGACCTGCCCGGAGGCGCACCTTTCCTACCCAGAACCGCCGGAGGAGGAGCCGGTAGCCACACAGAGGCCCTTGACGCCCTCCGGTGCTGTAGTATCCTAAGAGGTTGTTGGATTGCGACTGCCCTTGCTGTGACGGTGGAGGACACGAATGGCCCGCACCAAGCCCGTGCGCCGGAGCCTACTTCTTGCTCTGCTGATCCTCATCCCTGTGGCCGCTCTGGCCGATGGCAAGCCCCGCGGCATGTCCATGGTCACCTCGATGCCCGGCTCCGGCTTTGGGATCAACGAGCGTGGACAGCTCGACCCTGGTGGTGCGACGACTCTCAATGTCCCACTGGGTTACACGCTCTCTGCCGGGCAGCAGCTTCTCGGTCTGTGGGGAGGGTCCGCCGGCGGAGAGGGCTTCAACCTCCAGGCAGGTCTCTCTCTCGGGATGCTGGGACCGGCGCAGGGGCTCTCCGTGACCGGTGTCTGGACGGACACCCATGACCCCGTCGCCTACCATGTGCAGAAGCAGTTGTGGGGCGAGACCGTCTCATGGCCTGCGCTGTCGGTGGGAGTCCTCGACGCGAACGAGGACTACGAGGGCGTCGGCCGCAGTTACTACCTCAGTGCCACCAAGCGTCTTGGCACGACCTCTTCCGCGCAGGCTGTACTCCGGGCTGCAGCACCGGCCTGGCCTCCGGGTCCCGTTCCACCCTCTGCGGGCGACCCAGCCAGTTGGGGTACGGCAGCTCTCTCCGGGCAGCGGCTCGGCGCAAGTGCGCTGTCCACTGCCTCCGACCGCCTGAGTATTCCCCTGAGCGCTCAGCCTCCAGTTCTCGACGGCAT
The DNA window shown above is from Armatimonadia bacterium and carries:
- a CDS encoding sugar phosphate isomerase/epimerase family protein; protein product: MIEVGVFADEVSSDFEEEVDLCARAGAHCIELRGGLWGRAVQNCTDEDVARAQEVLARYDSRVAIIGSPVGKLSLGNEEEHQTHLKWFDRMCELAHTFNTRIIRGFAFWTPTRKSLPRPNLDELIDEIATRLSPIAQRAIDEDVYFCFEAEGSTCSGTCAEIARIIDAITPNDNLMVAWDVNNAARLEEHPFDVGYPLIKDRVKHVHVKPNRFKNIETVWDWEDTSYKKVFETLIADGYEGVATVEHWGSRWLMLEGVRQTVELLKQVQG
- a CDS encoding uroporphyrinogen decarboxylase family protein, whose protein sequence is MTSRERVATILSGGIPDRVAMDESPWGETYERWRREGLPQGANVVDYFGMDLAKIGGPNLTFRLETKVVGEDDTYRTVTDADGVTAKRHKTESGHTPHWLDHLIKTADDWYEYAPRLTPATERWAQDIVQQCADARATDRYVVICHPDPYERAWPTWGQVRIFEMMMDDPQTVADCFMAYARLITAQYDLLEQLGADWDGTFMYTDLGYRNSTLFSPTLYDELLFPAHQHITDWMKAHGKRLICHSCGRILSLIPRFIKVGFDAIQPLEAKCGQDVRELKDLYGNQITFFGNIDVRALSGTKEDVYNEVMSKLPKAMEGGGYIFHSDHSVPPTVSWENYCYAVQLVKEHGVY